In Pedobacter heparinus DSM 2366, the following are encoded in one genomic region:
- a CDS encoding MFS transporter, producing the protein MMNTKRYAWVVVGLLWVVALLNYMDRQMLSTMKPAMQADIAELQSATNFGHLMAIFLWIYGFMSPVSGIIADKFNRKWLIVGSLFVWSVVTYLMGYATTFNQLYWLRALMGVSEALYIPAGLSLIADFHSPKTRSLAIGIHMTGLYMGQALGGFGATIADQFSWQATFHSFGIVGVVYAIVLIVFLREKKGSDQDLLNTDSFVVKPSVLKGLGLLFTNISFWIILFYFAVPSLPGWAAKNWLPTLFAENLNIPMATAGPLSTITIAASSFLGVITGGILSDKWVQKNIKGRIYTSAIGLALTIPSLLLLGFGHSLLHVVGAAVCFGVGFGMFDANNMPILCQFVSAKYRATAYGLMNMTGVFSGAYITNLLGKSSDAGHLGKDFAMLAGIVLVALIIQLYFLRPKMNDFVDASSTH; encoded by the coding sequence CTTTGGGTGGTAGCATTACTGAACTATATGGACCGGCAAATGCTGTCTACCATGAAACCGGCCATGCAGGCCGATATCGCAGAATTACAATCGGCCACCAATTTTGGGCACCTGATGGCTATCTTTTTGTGGATTTACGGTTTCATGAGCCCCGTTTCGGGCATAATTGCCGATAAGTTTAACCGGAAATGGCTGATTGTAGGCAGTCTGTTCGTGTGGTCGGTTGTTACGTACCTGATGGGCTATGCTACTACTTTTAACCAGCTCTATTGGCTGCGGGCTTTAATGGGCGTGAGCGAGGCCTTGTATATTCCGGCTGGCCTGTCTTTAATTGCCGATTTTCACTCCCCAAAAACCAGGTCGCTCGCCATTGGTATTCACATGACCGGATTGTATATGGGGCAGGCCCTGGGCGGTTTCGGCGCCACCATTGCCGATCAGTTCTCCTGGCAGGCTACCTTTCATTCTTTTGGCATTGTAGGTGTTGTTTATGCCATTGTCCTGATCGTTTTTCTCCGCGAAAAAAAGGGATCTGATCAAGACCTTTTAAATACGGATAGCTTTGTGGTAAAGCCTTCTGTACTTAAGGGATTGGGCTTATTGTTTACCAATATATCTTTCTGGATCATCCTGTTTTATTTCGCTGTACCCAGCTTACCTGGATGGGCGGCAAAAAACTGGTTGCCTACCTTATTTGCCGAGAATTTAAACATTCCTATGGCTACTGCCGGACCGCTTTCTACCATTACCATAGCCGCATCTTCTTTTTTAGGCGTGATCACCGGAGGTATTTTATCAGACAAATGGGTCCAGAAAAACATCAAGGGGCGGATTTATACCAGTGCAATAGGCCTGGCCCTAACCATTCCGTCCCTGCTGTTGCTGGGTTTTGGACATTCGCTTTTACATGTGGTAGGTGCTGCGGTATGTTTTGGTGTAGGCTTTGGTATGTTCGATGCCAACAATATGCCCATCCTGTGTCAGTTTGTTTCTGCAAAGTACAGGGCCACAGCTTATGGACTGATGAACATGACCGGTGTGTTTTCCGGGGCCTATATTACCAATCTGCTCGGAAAATCATCTGATGCAGGTCACCTTGGAAAAGATTTTGCTATGCTGGCGGGCATTGTCCTGGTTGCCTTAATTATCCAGCTTTATTTCCTTCGTCCCAAAATGAATGACTTTGTCGACGCCAGTTCAACACATTAA